GCCTGGAACAATCTGGCAGGACTTGAGAAAGGTTCTAATCTCGAGTTCATGCTGCCCGACGGCACCACTCTGCAAGAAATATTAAAAAGCGCCGAGATGGCCAATCTGAACGTTACCGTCATCAAGTAGGCTCTGCGAGTAGGCTCAAATCGGCGTTTGGATGCACAATAGGTTTCAGTCAGAGTTTCACTATCTCGATTGCTGAACTTGGATAGTGAATGCACAGTTAAGTTAGGCGAAAATTATACGAGGTAGTCATGAATTCTCAATTGGTTTTGCTAGTTGCTTGGTTTAGTACGGGGATTTATTTCGCTGAAACCCCCAGCGCGCTCGCTAACCCCGGCTCAAAGCAGCAATCCTCTACGAAGGCAGAGGCTGAAAAAGAAATCTCTAAACTGAATAGCGCTGTCCGTTCTGAGCGAGCCGCGGCCGCGCGCGCCATAGGAAAAATCGGAGGCTCAGAAGCTATCGGCCCGCTCTTGAAAGTATTTGCCGACGTGTCTCGCGATGTGCACAATCGGCTCAATGTACAGGCCGATCCAAAACTCATCCCTTTTTTAATAGCAGCGGCTGATCACCAGGACAGCTTGATTCAAGAAGCTGCGGTTAACTCTTTAGGAGAGATCGGCGACTTCGCCGCGGTCGCCCCTCTAATGCGGATCTTGAAAGCGAATCAACATCCGCCGTGGTGGGTCGCTGCTTCCCTAGCTAAAATAAAGGACCCCCGATCGGCCGAGGCGATTGCAGTCGAAATAAGAACACGCAGCAGACCCGTCGAATTCTGGTTCGCGATTTTGCGCGATCTCGGTCCGGTTTCGTACAATACTCTCATCAAGTTTCTCAAAAATGAGAACGCTGAAGTTCGTCGTCAGGCAGCCCTCACTCTGCTTGGGTCCTCCTTTCAGCAGAAAGTGAATCCCGAACTTATTGAGCATCTCACTCGCTATCTGCGAACAGAGAAAGTTAGCGTTCTGAAACCGGGCGAGTATCTCGGAATTCTTTTGCGAATTGGTGATCCTGCCTATGCGGAGTTCCTGCCAAACTATTTCGTCCTCACAAATGGTGCGGTTGAAGAATCGTGGCTGCATACTCTATGGGCATCGCCATTTCATGCAAGTTTTGTAAAAAACCTTATCGATTTACATTCACACCAAAACGAGTTCGTTCGGACCGGCGCACTGAGTTCGCTCAAGGGCAGGTGGATTCTGCAATCGACCGATCGAATGATTCGTGACTCAGACGTGATAGCAGTCATTGAAATTACCGGTAGCGATCCCGAAGTTTGGCGTGCGAAGACGGTGCGTCAACTCAGGGCCACCGATGCCGAACCAATTCTTATACTCAGAAACGTTCCGTCTGAAGCGATCAAAAATTCAGAGATGAAGGGTAGCTACCTCGCGTTCTTGAAAAAACACGGCACCTTCCACATCCCCTACGGTGCACCTGGCTGGCGCAACTCCCTCCTCGAAATTGAATCAAAGCGTGTGACCTGGCCAGACGCCCATTCGGTAGCTAAAAATGCACGCGATCTAGACTCGATTTCGAGCGAGATTGCGATGGTCCTAGGTAAACCGGAAAAACCGAAAGCAGTCCAGTACGACTTCAAGCAAAGCTGGGACATCTCGCTGGGCGACGCGGTTTCCGGAACACCGATCCGCACCGATTTAAGTGTGATTGTGCCGGTCTCCGGCGGTCGCGTGCAAGCGAGAAGCGTCGCGAATGGCAAGCTGATTTGGAAGAGCGATCGTGGCGGGATCGCAGGAACTTCAAATCACCTTAACGTTTTCGTAACGGGATCAAAATCCGTTTCAGCGCTCGACTTAAAAACAGGAAAAGAAAATTGGCGATTCGAACCGAAAATTCCCGGCGTCTTTCCTTCAGCAGCGATTTTAGACGGTTCGAACTTATATGTAGCTCTTATCGATTCGTCCCGAGACTTCAAAGATATGCAGCGACCCGCAAATCTAAGAATGTTGCCCGCGATCGGACAAGAGCCGCGCCATTTCTTTTTTTCTCTCGACCCCGCCACCGGGAAAGAGAAGTGGCGGCTAGAAATGCGAGTCGATTCGATTTCGTTTAATGAAACACACATTTTTACCACCGGCGATTACAAAGCGTCGGCGATTTCAAAAGCCGACCGAAAGGTCGACTGGTCCGTGCCACTTTCGACGAGCGGAGCGGAGCCGATACATAGCTATAAAAACGCGGTGTCGTTTGCTTCGAAAGGTCTTTCGAGCGAAAGCGGCGCAGTCTTATGGGAGTCGCAGTCGCACTCGTACGGATATCGCCCCGTCCTCGCAGACGGTACGCTGTATACATCGCTTTCTCGATCGGAAACTGAGCACGCAATGGCAGCGCTAGATCCACTGACTGGCGATCTCCGCTGGCGGTTCCAATTGCCGTCGGCCATCCGCGGTGGCGCCGCCGTGACTGATGACAGCGTGTATTTCACGGCGTGGGACAACAGTTTGTACGTCCTTGATCGCAAAAGCGGCGACCTGAAAGCACAATTCCCGATTCATCTAGATCAATCGGACCCAATTCCGATCATCACGAAAGAGTGTATCCTCTTAGCTTTCAAAAACAGTCTGACCTGTATAGGCCGCGGTTCATTTTAAAAAGACCGCCGAAGCGTGACCTAGCCAGGTAAAATCGGTCCAGATGTTGATCTAGCGAAGACGGCCTCGGAATGTTGCCGTGCCTTGGGCTTCAAGCTCATGAGCAAATTCGATGTCAGCGTGCGAGATAAGTTTTGTCTTTGACCAGTCGAGAGTGACTTAAGGCCGACGTGTTGCATCAATTTTTCCATTCGCAAACATTGCCACAGTCGTAGCTTTTGAAACCTTCTTGAGGTCGGCCTTTAAGGCGACTTATCGTAAATTACTTAATTGTTAATTGATTGATTAGACAATGAAAAGTCGGCCTCAACGGCCGTACACGCTTGGGCAGTACTGAAGACCTGGCGGACAAATCAAAAATACGGAGTAAGTCCACAATCAATCATCTTGCTTGGCGGAAATGAAACGAGCCGATTCTCTTAATGCTTGATGGAAAAGTCATATACGTTGCGTCCAGTCGCAGTTCGCCCAACCACAGCATCTGATGTGGTAGATTATATTATCTCTACGGCGCTGAAGTTGAAGGCGAGCGATATCCACCTCGCACCAAACTTTCCTACACCCGAATTGCCGGACCGTTATCTTTTGCGCTACCGAGTGAACGGAAAACTTCGAATTGTACGAGCGATTTTTCTCACAAACATTTACAATGAGGTTATCGCTCGAATCAAAGTTCTTGCAGAGATGTCTCCCGATACCGGCGTGCCGGCCGACGGCCAGCTAGTCGTGACGACAGCACCACCGATGTCTAACAGTTCGAATAGCGGCATTGACGTTTCTGAAACTTTTGTTCTTCGAATCTCGACAATACCAAGCCAGGGTGTTGATGAACTCGTCATGCGAGTGCAGCGCAATGTTTTTAGCAAGCTCTCGATAGAACAACTACAGATGACCTCGGTTATGCGTGAACGATTAAGGAAAGTAATCCTACAAAAATCTGGATTGATCGTCTTAAATGGACCAGCTGGATCAGGAAAAACCACTACGATATACTCGATCATTAATTCTCTCGCGTCGCCGAAGAAAAAAATTATTACCGCCGAAGATCCCGTGGAAACACGACTTCCATACGTAAATCACACACAGGTAAACAGTAAGACAAGTTTCGCGCTCCTCAGCCGGGCTTTTATGCGCCAAGATGCGGATATAATTTTTTTAGGAGAAGTTCGCGACGAAGAGTCAGTGATCTAGACGCTTAACTACTTCACAATCCGTTATTGTCATGACCGGCCTGCCTCATTTTTTGCACCCATTAATGATATTGTTAAGCACGCCGTTCGGCTCAAGGATCCACAGATCGACTTTGCCATTCGGAAATTTTGCGACAATCACCCCTTTGAACGTATCTTTGCTCGCAACAGAGTCCGAGCAAACAGTCTTTAGGTCATCTTCAATGTACTCTACTGTCCGATACCTCGAATCTGTTCAACGTTCCGATTTTACTGAAATGAGTTTTCGACTCTACCACGATCTATGTACAAGCGGAAACTACTAAGGTAGTTTCAAGACGTTAACGAGTGGGCTGCCTTTTGATTTTGACTATTTGAATGGCAAAGGAAAACTTCTTTATGGTCACGACGCTCGACGATCTTGCAAAGTTAGCACGCTACTCTTTTGTTGAGACTCTCAACTGTGATCCCGAAGCGAAGCCCAACGGAGCCGATCATTCACCAAGAGAAGTTTATTCCGGGCACTATGTAACTGTGAATCCGACGCCAATAAAAGACCCTGAATACGTCTGTCACAGCCGAAATCTGTTTCGTGAACTTGGCTTCGCTGAAGAACTGGCACAGTCAGCGGACTTTGTCAGGATATTCTCTGGAGACCTCTCGCACGTTCCACAGCCGATGCGAAAACGCGGTTGGGCCTGCGGCTATGCTCTTTCCATTTACGGCAGGGAATATTACCAGCAGTGCCCTTTCCAAACCGGCAACGGCTACGGCGATGGTCGCGCGGTTTCCGTGTTCGAGGCCATCATCAACGGCCGCCCTTGGGAAATGCAGCTCAAAGGCGGCGGTGCTACACCGTACTGTCGAGGTGCTGACGGGCGGGCGGTTCTGCGCTCGAGCGTGAGAGAATTTCTGGCACAAGAACACATGCACGCACTTAGAGTACCAACCTCACGATCTTTAAGTTTATATGTTTCCAAAACTGAGAAAGTAAAACGACCTTGGTATTCTCAGAATTCGGCCTCAGAGAATCCCGACATCCTGACAGCGGAAGCCGTTGCGATTACGACAAGGGTCGCTTCGTCGTTTATCCGGATTGGTCAGCTTGAGCTTTTTGGTCGCCGTGCCCGGAAGAATGAACACCCAAAAGCAATGGATGAGCTCGAGAAAATAGTTTTGTTCTTAATCGATCGAGAGTACGGCGAAGTTATTGATAAGAAACTCGCTACTCCCGAAAAAGTTTTATGTCTGGCGCGCAAGTTCATGGATCGGCTCACGTCGCTAGTGACGAACTGGATTCGAGTCGGCTACTGCCAGGGTAACTTTAATAGCGACAACTGCGCCGCCGGTGGCTTTACTCTCGATTATGGTCCGTTTGGCTTTTGTGATGTGTTTGATCCGGAATTTCAGCCATGGATCGGCGGCGGACATCACTATTCGTTTTTGAACCAACCGCTGGCAGCCGAGCGAAATTTTCACATGTTTTGCACTGCACTTCTGCCACTCTTAGTTTCTCATCAAGACTGCCAGCGACAGCTAGTGGAAATTCAAGAAACCTTCGCCACAGTGATGCAAGATAAATTGAAAAAGATGTGGGCCGCAAAGCTTGGACTCACCAATTTTGAACCGGAATTGTTCGGCGAACTCGAAATGCTGATGGCGCAAACGCCAGTTGATTACATCATCTTCTTCCGCGAGCTTTCGATGTTACCTGAGGAAATTGGACCGCTTAAGAAAAGCTTTTATAACAAAAACGACACTGAAAGAATGAACTCACGCTGGTCAAATTGGTTCACGAAGTGGAGAGTGTTGATTGATTCATCTCCCATCAGCTCGCATGATTTATTGTCCGCCCAGATGAAACTCGTAAACCCAAAATATATTTTACGAGAGTGGTTTCTTGTGCCTGCGTATCAACAAGCAGCTGAGGGTAACTACTCTTTAATTCGAGAGCTGAATGAAGTGATGACTGATCCGTATGCCGAGCAATCAGTGGATGTTGAGAAGAAATATTATAAGCTCAAGCCGACCGAGCTGTTTAATGTGGGCGGAGTCTCGCATTTTAGCTGCTCGTCTTGAAGCCCTCTGCTGAGTAGAATGTAAGGACGGAGTTTCCTGCTTTGGGCGGAATGTCGCGATCGACGGCATCGGCTTCCGTACTTGAGCTTCGCGAATGGGGAGTTGGATTCACCTCTAATCCGAAAGAAAATAATTAAAGTGGCACAAGTGAGAACTAGATGACGGTTTAATTGGCCTACTCTTCGCTTTGAGGCCAGGTCCAATATAATTGGATTTTGGAAATAAGATATTTTATGTATTTAAGGAACTGCTTATCTTCGCTTTCGCTCGCTTTTCTTTCGTTCGCAGCGCTTACCGCGTGTCAGGTTTCGGACACATCACCGAGTGAGCCCAAGAGCAAGGCAAGGCAAGGCAAGGCAAGGCAAGGCAAGGGCTGAACCACAGATCAATGATGGCTGGGGAACTGTTTCTCTTCAAACACCAATGTTTTTACCAATGGAGAGAAAAAAAGACGGCAGTCGGTTGATTCAGCCAAAGGGAAGGCCTATCAGCGCTAGTCGAATCTATGGCATCAGCCAACCGAATGAGCTGCCTTCGACACTCACATGCAAGAAGTTTGGATCTTTGCTAGCAAACCGCATCACGTTCATGGAACGAGACACGCTTGGGCACCGAACCAAAGAGGCCGCCTTTACTTTCGAGTCAGAAAACTTTCCGAGCGGTGCAGTTGATCTTGAAACCCACAAGGGCAACAGCCGCTTCAACGTGGTATATCAAGAAGGTACCATTCGATACTCTAGCCGTTGGGATCATACTGTCTGCAAATCGAATATAAGTATAACTACAAACGAGCGCGGAATCGAACAGCTTGTAGGCGAGATCGAATGTAAGAATTTGGTCGGAAATAGTACGGCGCTAGACGCTTCTCAAGGTGCGCTTGATGATCTCGACATCCGGGTGAATTTTAGATGCGATGTCGATGATCGCAGAATGTAGTGTGGCGACTTTCGATCGTGGAAATGAAGGAATCAAACTTCACGCTGCGCGTTTTTCCTTGTGAAATGCGTATGCGACGGAGCCAACAAGCGGCTTGAGAGCCCTCTACTGCTGTTGGTTCCAGGTTCCATTTATTTGTTTGAAGGTCATTCGCGTTTTAGTTGTTTGTCCTTCGCCAGAGGACTCTTGAGTCAGAATGACTTCGTTTTCCGAAACGGACTCGTATTTGTTTTTTACTGAATTTTCCACTCCACCAGCCGGTACGACTGGACTTCGAATCAATGAACCATCCATTTTTCTGAAGGTCAAAACATCATAGCCAAGCTCAAACTCCACTCCATCAAATGCTGGCACCTGAAGATTGAAAACCGAAACGAATTTAGCGCTTTGACAATTTTGTGTGAAACGTTCGAGCGGGATGGTCAACAAAGATAAAACGAAAAAGCCTGATAGCGACGGCGGCGCAGGCGGCGATTTCTAACGATCACACGCGGCGCTTGCTGCGCGACAATGAAGACCAACGACTCACATACATAGGAAGGATGGCTGGTCACACTGGGAAACCAGGCCTTCGTTTGCAACTGAAAAATAGCTGAAACGACTATTGAGTAACGACTATTGAATTGTCGTGACCGAAAGTACTTTTTGAAAGGCTCTTTCGTCGCCCAAGATGTCCTTCAAAATAGCCTCTTGCTCTTTCGAGCTCGCGATTCCAAGCGAACGACCCAACAAGATGGTCTCGACGATTTCCGCTTTGTTTCTGCTCTTTGCCGCGCCATCCAGACGATGAATATTTTCGGCGATAACACGATTCTCATAGTGGCTGTGTACCCACTTGGCGAAAACTTCCTTCATCACGATCTGATTGATCTCTGGCCCCCCGCGCCCACTCGTACCACCGAAGCAGTCCGAGTTCGAGGCCTTGCCGCCTTTGCTGTCGGTTGTAATCTCTGTTTTGCAGCTAAAGTTCCAGCTCTGGGTTTGGGAAAACGGGGGCATTTTGTCGATCGCGTTTCCACGGTCGGTCATTGCTGCGCTGTAGGCTACATTGATAATGTTGTTGTAAAGATAGCGTTTGGTGGTCGCTGTGACCTCTATCATACTAGCAGGTATAGGCTCAGACTTTAGTGCTGGATTGGATAAATTTAACGCAGCTTGATTCTTCTTCCCCTCGTACCAGACCATCTGCTTGCCTGAACCGGCATCTTCAATACGAACCCGCTGCTCATAGTTCGTGCGTGCTGTTGTCTCGATGGCCGACGCCGTTTTATCAAAATTGGCGATAACACCCTGAAACTTGGCCCAAGCGGCCTCACCTGCGGCCTTTTGACGGGCCGCTTCGATAGCAGGATCCTCGATCAGCATGGTGCGCTCTTCAATCTTTGTATTCGAAAGCCTGTTTGTGAATTCGTTCTTGGTCTGTTGAATCGAAACCTTGAAGCGAGCCGAAGCTTCATCGGCGATGCGAGCAATCGGAAAACGCTCGGAAATAGAATCAATCAACGTTGCGCGATTACGTCCTTCGACTTGTTCTTTGGTCGACTTATGCATTAGCCCATCGGGCTCGGAATGCGATAACAACTTGTAGTCGATGGCCGTTCCGTATTGCTTCGCAAGAGTAGTACGCGCCTTGCCGATTTGCGCTTGAACCGTCTTTCGATCCGCCGGAGAAATATTCTGACTGTACAACTGCTGAAGATGATAAAGCGCTGTCATCGGACGGCCATCATTCATCGCCTTGTCCGCAAGTTTCATGGACTGTTGAATCGCATCAGATGGAACGACTGGTCCGATGGCCCCGAACTCGCGCTCGAGAATACCGGTCATTCGAACATAGCTCGCCGTCCGCAGATCATTGATGGCCCTCGCTTCAGCCGCCGAAACATAGTAGTGGACGGTCTTATTTAGTGCGCCGCTATCGACAACTCCGCGCAAAAATTTATGCGCGCGAACGGCATTTGCTGTTTTTGGGAGAGGTCCGCCATTGAGGTAAGCGGCGTATTCCTTGAGGAAGGGCCTCAACTCTGGCGAGTCCAGAAGCGAATTCAGTGTCATGGAATTCAGCGAAATAGTGCCAATACTATTGCTGAGGTAGTTACCGAATCCGGCATTCCGCTTCAGACAGAGATTCCACTTGTAATCGCCCATGTTGCCCGAACAATGAAAGGGCTCCATTATAAATCCACCCATCACCGGTATCACAGAGCTGCCTTTGGGCGAGATGGCATCCCAGGCGGTTCGATTGTCAAAGCTGCGCACAACACGTACGTTCTCAAGCCAAAGACGATGTGGGGCAATGACGGTGAAATCGCCGCTCAGCAAAGACAGGTTGGCCAACCGGGCTGCCTTAAAACTAACCCATTTGGCCGTTAGAAATGTTCCAAAGAGCTCTCCCTCAATAGAAATATCGGACCCTAGAATCGTTTCTTTCGCGTGTTCGCCGATAATCTCGTATTGCCCCTTACCCAAACGAATCACATCACCTGCTTTTGCAGTCCTTAAGACCTGAAGCAGCGTCGCAGGATTAAATGCAACCGATTTGCCCGCCCTAATGAGAGTTGCCTCGGTGCCCTTATCTTTCATTTTTTCCACTTGCCCCGCTACAGCTTTGTAGGGCGGCATCATGCTCTGCTCTTCTTGCCAAGAGGAGGCATGAAAATAG
The Deltaproteobacteria bacterium genome window above contains:
- a CDS encoding PQQ-binding-like beta-propeller repeat protein, which gives rise to MNSQLVLLVAWFSTGIYFAETPSALANPGSKQQSSTKAEAEKEISKLNSAVRSERAAAARAIGKIGGSEAIGPLLKVFADVSRDVHNRLNVQADPKLIPFLIAAADHQDSLIQEAAVNSLGEIGDFAAVAPLMRILKANQHPPWWVAASLAKIKDPRSAEAIAVEIRTRSRPVEFWFAILRDLGPVSYNTLIKFLKNENAEVRRQAALTLLGSSFQQKVNPELIEHLTRYLRTEKVSVLKPGEYLGILLRIGDPAYAEFLPNYFVLTNGAVEESWLHTLWASPFHASFVKNLIDLHSHQNEFVRTGALSSLKGRWILQSTDRMIRDSDVIAVIEITGSDPEVWRAKTVRQLRATDAEPILILRNVPSEAIKNSEMKGSYLAFLKKHGTFHIPYGAPGWRNSLLEIESKRVTWPDAHSVAKNARDLDSISSEIAMVLGKPEKPKAVQYDFKQSWDISLGDAVSGTPIRTDLSVIVPVSGGRVQARSVANGKLIWKSDRGGIAGTSNHLNVFVTGSKSVSALDLKTGKENWRFEPKIPGVFPSAAILDGSNLYVALIDSSRDFKDMQRPANLRMLPAIGQEPRHFFFSLDPATGKEKWRLEMRVDSISFNETHIFTTGDYKASAISKADRKVDWSVPLSTSGAEPIHSYKNAVSFASKGLSSESGAVLWESQSHSYGYRPVLADGTLYTSLSRSETEHAMAALDPLTGDLRWRFQLPSAIRGGAAVTDDSVYFTAWDNSLYVLDRKSGDLKAQFPIHLDQSDPIPIITKECILLAFKNSLTCIGRGSF
- the tadA gene encoding Flp pilus assembly complex ATPase component TadA, which codes for MEKSYTLRPVAVRPTTASDVVDYIISTALKLKASDIHLAPNFPTPELPDRYLLRYRVNGKLRIVRAIFLTNIYNEVIARIKVLAEMSPDTGVPADGQLVVTTAPPMSNSSNSGIDVSETFVLRISTIPSQGVDELVMRVQRNVFSKLSIEQLQMTSVMRERLRKVILQKSGLIVLNGPAGSGKTTTIYSIINSLASPKKKIITAEDPVETRLPYVNHTQVNSKTSFALLSRAFMRQDADIIFLGEVRDEESVI
- a CDS encoding YdiU family protein gives rise to the protein MAKENFFMVTTLDDLAKLARYSFVETLNCDPEAKPNGADHSPREVYSGHYVTVNPTPIKDPEYVCHSRNLFRELGFAEELAQSADFVRIFSGDLSHVPQPMRKRGWACGYALSIYGREYYQQCPFQTGNGYGDGRAVSVFEAIINGRPWEMQLKGGGATPYCRGADGRAVLRSSVREFLAQEHMHALRVPTSRSLSLYVSKTEKVKRPWYSQNSASENPDILTAEAVAITTRVASSFIRIGQLELFGRRARKNEHPKAMDELEKIVLFLIDREYGEVIDKKLATPEKVLCLARKFMDRLTSLVTNWIRVGYCQGNFNSDNCAAGGFTLDYGPFGFCDVFDPEFQPWIGGGHHYSFLNQPLAAERNFHMFCTALLPLLVSHQDCQRQLVEIQETFATVMQDKLKKMWAAKLGLTNFEPELFGELEMLMAQTPVDYIIFFRELSMLPEEIGPLKKSFYNKNDTERMNSRWSNWFTKWRVLIDSSPISSHDLLSAQMKLVNPKYILREWFLVPAYQQAAEGNYSLIRELNEVMTDPYAEQSVDVEKKYYKLKPTELFNVGGVSHFSCSS